The following DNA comes from Papaver somniferum cultivar HN1 chromosome 4, ASM357369v1, whole genome shotgun sequence.
TTCTCAATCTACAGAAAGAACAATATTTCCTCCATTGTTTTTTTAGACTTTCGTGATTTGTCTCGAATGTTTTCTTAAGTGTAGACGGGCGCTAATGCCTTAAAGatagcgtgttgaacacgtgactcattcTGTTTTTGCAAATTTTTGTCATGTTGAGGAGATGCGAAGATTTGGGGAGCTCATCCGCTTCGTCAAGTCACTTCCTTTACAAAGGAACTAAGTATCAACAGctattatttatttgatttttctcaTTTTTGATAATTGCACCCAACAGTTGGTGCAAGGAAAAAAGTCATATTATTCAATTTTTAAGATTCCTTCTCGAAAAAATCTTACAAAAGTTGAAGGTCATGTCGGTGGTAATGTGGTAACGTTATCATCTTGCTAATTATGTCGAGAACTTTACATTCTCAAAAGTTTGGCCGACGTTTGAAGGAGACGGAGGTGGAGTACTACTAGGGCGTAACTTCAACACATGCACTTCTAGGAAGATGGAAGACATGTTTTATGCGCTCTCATGGCGTTTCTTTGTGATTTTAATGGAGATATTCAAGGAGAAAAAATTATATTAAAATGATTGGATTACAATCCCAAAACCATTCTCTCAATCTTCAGATTGCTTGGTACTCATGTtagtagttcgttacttctcttCACAAATTACTCTTTGTTAGTACCACTTAATTGTATTTCGATCTTTGATCTTGATGTAATTGAAGTCCATATAATTTTTACTTTATCATGAATGAAATTTATgagatttattaaaaaaaaaaaaaaacgagtcttttttctcttttcaagTGAGATTCTTAGTTATGTGCATATCATTTAAATAGTTTCATGGTAATGGTGTTGACTCTGACTCCGTTGAAGCTCTGACTTTTTCTAAAATGAAGTGCAATATAACCACTAACTTAATGAGATGCtccaaaaaattaagaaaataaactaaCTTAATGATCTGACATTCATAGTAACGGAAAATCATGGAGTACATTATCATGATGATCTTCAACATACTAACTTTTTGTCAAGGGAAAGTATCCACCCAAACTTATTGCTAAATAGTAGTACAATCAATTCAACAAccaaaaaagatgaaaatttaAGTACACGACCAAATTTAAATTTAATATTTAGTTAACAATATCTTAAGGTTCGATCGATGGAATGGCGGCCGGAAATTATACTTGTATTCCTGAATCATATACATCCCCTGCTTTCCAAACAGAAGGTATATTATTGACAGGAACAGCCCATGTCTCATCTCCATCCTCAACGTCACTCAACAACATCCTTATTGATAATGGTCCGCTCGGAGGGGAAACCACTGCCCACACTGCACCATGGCTTCGGTCCAATAACTTGCACGTCAAATTTCCAGTCTGCAATTTATAACCAATAAATAAATTTGAAAGGAGCTAAAAGATAAGATGAGAAGACAATCAAGCATGTTGCAGTTAGTAATCCAAACACATATGTGATTTAgtttgatttggtatttgattacCTCTTAATTAGGTAATGTAAAACATGGGTCCTAGTAATTATAACCGGTAACTTGTTAAGAATCGATAAACGTGTTTTATATGTAGGTTATGGTTCCTATAAATTAGGAATTATGTGTTAAAAGAATTAATGGAGATAGTCTTGTAATGCCTTTAAAAGCCTTTCTAAATGAATGAAATATGTACAGAGTGTGTTAGTCATATCTCTCTCCTCTCAGTTCTCACAGAAATCTAATATTTGGTATCTAGAGCCAGCCGATCCTCAGGAATGGCGAAAAgattattcttttttttgtttaatttgagtGGAAAATACGAGAAGTTGTACAAGTTTATGATGAATAAGATTTTTATGTAAGAAAAAAATTGAGAGAAGAAAagttttgattaaaaaaatacTGGGAAGTAATATATTGTCTTCTAGTATTCAATTATTCTTTTCATTTATTTTATGTTCTCAAAATTTGCGATTAAAGAAAAATTGAAAAAGCAAACTATCTTGAAAACAAGGGTttccaagaaaaaaaattgatatttagaaaacaaggatttccatTAAAAAAAggtgttttttttaggttataaAACATGGGTTTGTAGTTTGTACCTGTGATGCAGTAAAAGTTGGAAAACAAGGTTTCTAAGTAATAAATGAAAAATATGATGGAAAAAAATCCTACTAATTAGTCTTTggaaaataagggttttcatcgAAGAAAGAAGTTTTTAAataagaatttattttttttaaaaacataCTTGATTATAGTTTTTGTCGAGAATAGAAATTGTTATGAACATGTTTttggtgaagatttttttttgtttaaaatatGTAGAGAGATTCTATAATTTTGTTCAAAACTGTTATGTTAGTCGAAACTATGCAGGATGTTGATCGGCTAACAATGATGATCATGATGAGGACGatcttatgatgatgatgataacgaCAACAAATCAAAGATGTTGatttatgatgaagatgatacaatgatgaagataatgatgaaCTAAACATGTTTGAATCAGGGAGGAATCCAAACACATACATAATTTAgtttgatttggtatttgatttcCTACGTCCTGGTAATTAAGAATCGATAAACGTGTTTTATATGTAGGATTATGGTTCCTATAAACTAGAAATTATGTATTAAAGGAACTAGTGGGCATAGTTTTGTAATGCCTATTTAAAAGCCTTTCTAAATAAATGAAATATGTATCAGAGTGTGTTAGCAATGTAGTCATATCTCTCTCCTCTCAGTTCTCCGAAAAATTTATCAATTGATACGTTTATAGCATGTTTGGATGTCATTCCAGAAGTTGCTTTTGACTTCTGGAAGCAGTAAAGTCATAAATTAGTTTGGGTATAAAATTTCAGAATGACTTTTAAAAGCAAAAAAGTTTAATTTttgtgaaacaaaaatattttactttgacttctgcttctgaattctacttctggagaagcagaagCATTTCTGCTTGGAATAGTTTTACCTCGCATAATTGTACTGCAGTCACATCTTTCTTGCCTTGTTGATACCAAATAACAAAGGCCAAGTAGTGAGGATAGTTGCTgctttcatcaatcttgaattgAATGTTGTTGTTTGGATAAGAGCACGAAGTACTGCATGAACACAACAAGATTGGCAAACCAAagcaaagaagataaaaaaataaaaaattgtatcagtaaaaatatgtatttaccgTCTATACTCGATTTCAACAATACCCTGATCTAGTATTGTCGCTGCTAAATCTTCAGTTTGAGCCATCTTTGCATAGGCACGTCTACTGAGTATGAAATCAGTGTTATCACTTGACCCGCTGTCAGTGATAACTACTGTCACTCGATTGTCTGAGCAGTAAGCAGGGTTGGTGCATCTCACTTGGTAACAAGCTCCACATCCTACACCATCTCTATAAAGAGCAGATGCAGCTGAGACATCTCCACCATTAATTTTCGCTCCGAACGTACCAAAACCGCATGCTCCAACTATCATAAAATACAAGAAACATCAGAACATGTAAAACGACGTCAACAAGTTTTATCACGTATGTACTTGATAGATAGAGAATGTTTTTGGTCACCTTCGGTTCCTTTTTCGTCGGAGTTAGGGTAGTAAGCTGCTCTGGATTGAATAAAACAGTCGTTACATGTTGCAGCATCACACGGAATTAGCTGAAGTACAAGAAGTGGAGCAAAAAGGAAGATAAGTACAAAGGGATAATTTGGAAAGCGGATAGCCATTTTATTGGCTTGAAAGTACACTAATTAATATAGAGAAAAAAATGGTGAGTTGAAGTATAGTAATGAATGGTATTGGTAGGTAGGTAAGTACAGTTTTGGTGTGAGAATTGAGCAAAGGGGTTGAGGTGTATTTATAGGAGAAGTACATGAACATCAAATTTGAAGATGACAAACTTAGAAATTCAGTTAAAGTTTTATTGTTAAAAaggtgaagaagaatgaaagattcTGCCTTGTTTTGAAAGTGATTTTATGTAGCAACCTTGTTAGACTTCAAATAATCTTTAGAAGTAATGATCACATTTTTCCTTTTATCATATATATGAATTTCTTGGTTCCTTTACACCAGTCTAGATATTTTTTTCGTTTGATGAAAATCTTGCTATATATCCGATCAATATATATAGTCTTGTGTAGTTTCCGGAAACATTATCTTGGTTAAGTGTTTTGAGATAAAGGATTGATTTTCTCTATTTTCTTTGCAATATTTGGTCATTGTTAATTATGTATCTTGTTTGATCAGTGAAAAAAACTTCACTATAGATGAGGTGATTTTTTTGGGGTTAAACTCTCCAAGTTCAAACCATATCTAAGCACCAGCTTAGCTACTCGTACTACTAGTGGAAATTTGGTGGTGACATTTCGTCGAGATTGACCATGATTTATATAACTTTCCTGAACAAGATAATCTGTGGGAGAACGAATGATAAATCTGCACGTAATTGCAAAATGATTTCACACCAAACATAGATAGATATATgctttgaatttgaatttttacTAGATGAGTTTCTTGTGTTTTTGAAACTTGAGAGTGCGGCAAATTGATGAATGGTTCGTTTGGGTAATTAATGATGACATTGTATAGCAGCCCAACTAATTGTATGTACTGCTGTACGCATAATTAAGCTCATCACATACATGCATGAAACTTGGAAGGAAATAAAACCCATGTTTTTATTTGtaaagggaaaggaatatgttggcCATACTGTGTAGCTAACTAGTGCATGCGTCTTCATTGAACAC
Coding sequences within:
- the LOC113275060 gene encoding expansin-like B1 — encoded protein: MAIRFPNYPFVLIFLFAPLLVLQLIPCDAATCNDCFIQSRAAYYPNSDEKGTEVGACGFGTFGAKINGGDVSAASALYRDGVGCGACYQVRCTNPAYCSDNRVTVVITDSGSSDNTDFILSRRAYAKMAQTEDLAATILDQGIVEIEYRRTSCSYPNNNIQFKIDESSNYPHYLAFVIWYQQGKKDVTAVQLCETGNLTCKLLDRSHGAVWAVVSPPSGPLSIRMLLSDVEDGDETWAVPVNNIPSVWKAGDVYDSGIQV